Proteins encoded within one genomic window of Halomonas sp. YLGW01:
- a CDS encoding glycine zipper 2TM domain-containing protein, producing MNKSIVIGSTLSVFGLGGLAVGAYQVSNFAQPPEPVYADILQVEAATRTVETPREVCENVVVSQQTPSRDPNRIIGTAAGAIVGGLLGNQVGGGSGKKIATVAGAVGGGLAGREVQGRIESGQTTTTTRQECHTVTDTRQEHLGYDVEYRLDGQVFSARLDEAPQGDRVLMQNGQPQWHAGQAKPQAASQG from the coding sequence ATGAACAAGTCCATCGTGATCGGTAGCACCCTGTCCGTGTTTGGCCTGGGGGGCCTGGCGGTCGGTGCCTATCAGGTCAGCAACTTTGCCCAGCCACCCGAGCCGGTCTATGCCGACATCCTGCAGGTCGAGGCGGCCACCCGTACCGTCGAGACCCCGCGGGAGGTCTGTGAAAATGTGGTGGTCAGCCAGCAGACGCCGAGTCGCGACCCGAATCGCATCATCGGCACCGCCGCCGGCGCCATCGTCGGCGGCCTGCTCGGCAACCAGGTCGGCGGCGGCAGCGGCAAGAAGATCGCTACCGTGGCCGGTGCCGTGGGCGGTGGCCTCGCCGGCCGCGAGGTGCAGGGGCGTATCGAATCCGGCCAGACCACCACGACGACCCGGCAAGAGTGCCACACCGTCACCGATACCCGTCAGGAGCACCTGGGGTATGACGTGGAATACCGTCTCGACGGTCAGGTCTTCAGCGCCCGCCTCGATGAGGCGCCCCAGGGCGACCGGGTGCTGATGCAGAACGGCCAGCCCCAGTGGCATGCCGGCCAGGCCAAGCCTCAGGCCGCCTCTCAAGGCTAG
- a CDS encoding rod shape-determining protein, whose amino-acid sequence MFKRLRGLFSSDLSIDLGTANTLIYVRGRGIVLDEPSVVAIRQSGNMRSVAAVGIDAKRMLGRTPGNITAIRPMKDGVIADFTVTEQMLQHFIRKVHQSTFLTPSPRVLVCVPCMSTQVERRAIKESAEGAGAREVFLIEEPMAAAIGAGLPVEEAQGSMVVDIGGGTSEIAIISLNGVVYSESIRVGGDRFDEAITAYVRRHYGSLIGEATAERIKEEIGCAYPGGELREIDVRGRNLAEGIPRSFTLNSHEILDALQETLAAIVTAVKSALEQSPPELASDIAERGLVLTGGGALLRDLDKLISEETGLPVIVAEDPLTCVARGGGKALEMIDQHTFELLSSD is encoded by the coding sequence ATGTTTAAACGTTTACGTGGGCTGTTCTCCAGCGATCTTTCGATCGATCTGGGTACGGCCAACACGCTGATCTATGTTCGCGGACGGGGCATCGTGCTCGACGAGCCTTCCGTGGTGGCGATTCGCCAATCGGGCAACATGCGCAGCGTGGCTGCCGTCGGTATCGACGCCAAGCGCATGCTGGGCCGTACGCCGGGCAACATCACCGCCATCCGGCCGATGAAGGATGGCGTGATCGCCGATTTCACCGTGACCGAGCAGATGCTTCAGCACTTCATCCGCAAGGTGCACCAGAGCACCTTCCTGACCCCGAGTCCGCGGGTGCTGGTCTGCGTGCCCTGCATGTCGACCCAGGTCGAGCGTCGCGCGATCAAGGAATCCGCCGAGGGCGCCGGCGCCCGCGAGGTGTTCCTGATCGAAGAGCCGATGGCGGCCGCCATCGGTGCCGGCCTGCCGGTCGAGGAGGCTCAGGGCTCGATGGTCGTCGATATCGGCGGCGGTACCAGCGAAATCGCCATCATCTCGCTTAACGGCGTGGTCTACTCGGAATCGATCCGGGTCGGCGGCGACCGCTTCGACGAGGCCATCACTGCCTATGTGCGCCGTCACTATGGCAGCCTGATCGGCGAGGCGACCGCCGAGCGGATCAAGGAGGAGATCGGCTGTGCCTATCCGGGCGGCGAGCTGCGCGAGATCGACGTGCGCGGCCGCAACCTGGCCGAAGGTATTCCGCGCAGCTTCACGCTCAACTCCCATGAGATACTCGATGCGCTCCAGGAGACCCTGGCGGCCATCGTCACCGCGGTGAAGAGCGCCCTCGAACAATCGCCCCCCGAGCTCGCCTCGGACATCGCCGAGCGAGGCCTGGTGCTGACCGGCGGTGGTGCCCTGCTGCGCGATCTGGACAAGCTCATTTCCGAGGAAACCGGTCTGCCGGTGATCGTCGCCGAGGACCCGCTGACCTGTGTGGCGCGCGGTGGCGGCAAGGCGCTGGAAATGATCGATCAGCACACCTTCGAGCTACTCTCCAGCGACTGA
- a CDS encoding ABC transporter permease produces MSRGVETRAPGAAGSLGETRHLLLTVAPGALWLLIFLVLPSLYLMGVAFMSNGPYGQPRMPLTLEAFERLAGFGILGWSPANLYTLLRSLLQTLVATLLVVAISYPLAYHISTARARWRPVMLLALVVPSWTNQVIRTFGWMNLLAPGTPLAELAEALSLILPNMGLYPSNIAVTLGLVYNFLPFMVLPLYAAFEKLDTAQVEAAQDLYASPIMAFRHAVFPQTLPGLLAGVVLVAIPAFGMYVVSELLGGGKHMLLGNLVARQFAGGANWPLGAAGAILMLLATFAGLYLMRRLGRRLGGGEEVVI; encoded by the coding sequence ATGAGCCGGGGCGTCGAGACTCGCGCGCCCGGTGCGGCGGGAAGCCTTGGCGAGACGCGACACCTGCTGCTGACCGTGGCGCCGGGGGCGCTGTGGCTGCTGATCTTCCTGGTGCTGCCGAGCCTCTACCTGATGGGGGTGGCCTTCATGAGCAATGGGCCCTACGGCCAGCCCCGGATGCCGCTGACCCTGGAGGCCTTCGAGCGCCTGGCGGGCTTCGGCATCCTGGGCTGGAGTCCGGCCAACCTCTACACCCTGCTGCGCTCGCTCCTCCAGACGCTGGTCGCGACCCTGCTGGTGGTAGCGATCAGCTACCCGCTGGCCTACCACATCAGCACCGCCCGGGCGCGCTGGCGGCCGGTGATGCTGCTGGCGCTGGTGGTGCCCTCCTGGACCAACCAGGTGATTCGCACCTTCGGCTGGATGAACCTGCTGGCACCGGGCACGCCGCTGGCCGAACTGGCCGAGGCACTGAGCCTGATTCTCCCCAACATGGGGCTCTATCCGTCGAATATCGCGGTGACCCTGGGGCTCGTTTACAACTTCCTGCCCTTCATGGTGCTGCCGCTCTATGCAGCCTTCGAGAAGCTCGATACGGCGCAGGTGGAGGCGGCTCAGGATCTCTACGCCTCCCCCATCATGGCTTTTCGCCACGCGGTCTTCCCCCAGACCCTGCCGGGGCTCCTGGCCGGCGTTGTGCTGGTGGCGATTCCCGCCTTCGGCATGTACGTGGTGTCGGAGCTCTTGGGCGGCGGCAAGCACATGCTGCTTGGCAACCTGGTGGCGCGGCAGTTCGCCGGGGGCGCCAATTGGCCGCTGGGAGCCGCCGGGGCGATCCTGATGCTGCTGGCGACCTTCGCCGGCCTCTACCTGATGCGACGGCTGGGCAGGCGCCTGGGCGGCGGCGAGGAGGTGGTGATATGA
- a CDS encoding DUF6435 family protein: MFGIFRNDPTKKLQKAYERKLEQAMEAARNGDMHANASLTAEAEALREEIEKHKSA; this comes from the coding sequence ATGTTTGGGATCTTCAGGAACGACCCGACCAAGAAGCTGCAGAAGGCCTATGAGCGCAAGCTCGAGCAGGCCATGGAAGCCGCTCGCAATGGCGACATGCATGCCAATGCCTCCTTGACCGCCGAGGCGGAAGCGCTGCGCGAGGAGATCGAGAAGCACAAGAGCGCTTGA
- the mreC gene encoding rod shape-determining protein MreC, producing the protein MLLCAVLALALMFTEQQLSRVEALRAQLSTVVAPIQWLVSLPSDVLTWGSLAVSDQRALVDENRRLRQQLLTLSHRVQRMASLTAENVRLRELLNATRHDEMPFLTAELLSLDSDPFTHQMVIDRGRRDGVYVGQPVMDASGLVGQVTSVSAYSSRVLMVADANHAMPVQVNRNGLRFIVQGTGRFDAMSVLHVPDTADIRENDLLVSSGLAGRFPVGYPVARVSEVTHDPGEPFATVKAAPVAKLQRARHFLLLFPPEVDVAAGDALWTHDFALDPLPKELMP; encoded by the coding sequence ATGCTGCTGTGTGCGGTGCTGGCGCTGGCGCTGATGTTCACGGAACAACAGTTGTCACGGGTCGAAGCCCTGCGGGCCCAGTTATCGACCGTGGTGGCCCCGATCCAATGGCTGGTCAGCCTGCCCAGTGATGTCCTGACCTGGGGCTCCCTTGCCGTGTCGGATCAGCGCGCCCTGGTGGACGAGAACCGTCGCCTTCGTCAGCAGTTGCTGACGCTCTCGCATCGTGTCCAGCGCATGGCCAGCCTGACCGCCGAGAACGTGCGGTTGAGGGAACTCCTCAACGCCACCCGGCACGACGAGATGCCCTTCCTCACCGCCGAGCTGCTGTCGCTGGATTCCGATCCCTTTACCCATCAGATGGTCATCGATCGTGGCCGTCGCGACGGCGTCTATGTGGGGCAGCCGGTGATGGATGCCTCCGGTCTGGTGGGGCAGGTCACCTCGGTGTCCGCCTACTCGAGTCGGGTGCTGATGGTCGCCGATGCCAATCATGCGATGCCGGTGCAGGTGAACCGCAACGGGCTGCGTTTCATCGTCCAGGGCACGGGGCGTTTCGATGCCATGAGCGTGCTGCATGTCCCCGATACCGCCGATATCCGCGAGAACGATCTGCTGGTGTCCTCGGGGCTCGCCGGGCGTTTCCCGGTCGGCTACCCGGTGGCACGTGTCAGCGAGGTGACCCACGACCCGGGCGAGCCCTTCGCGACGGTGAAGGCCGCGCCGGTGGCGAAGCTGCAGCGGGCGCGTCACTTTTTGCTGCTGTTTCCCCCGGAGGTCGATGTCGCCGCCGGTGATGCGCTGTGGACCCACGATTTCGCCCTCGACCCCCTGCCCAAGGAGCTGATGCCCTGA
- the gatC gene encoding Asp-tRNA(Asn)/Glu-tRNA(Gln) amidotransferase subunit GatC yields MALEPQDVQRAAHLARLGLDETEANRYVDDLTRILKMVDQLQAVDTDGVAPLAHPLDATQRLRADEVTETDQRERFQQNAPAVESGLYLVPRVVE; encoded by the coding sequence ATGGCGCTTGAACCGCAAGACGTGCAGCGCGCGGCCCACCTGGCCCGCCTGGGCCTCGATGAAACCGAGGCCAACCGCTATGTCGACGACCTGACCCGCATTCTTAAGATGGTCGACCAGCTTCAGGCGGTCGACACCGACGGCGTGGCGCCCCTGGCGCACCCGCTGGACGCCACCCAGCGCCTGCGTGCCGACGAGGTCACCGAGACCGACCAGCGCGAGCGCTTCCAGCAGAACGCCCCCGCGGTCGAGAGCGGCCTCTACCTGGTGCCCCGCGTCGTCGAATGA
- a CDS encoding ABC transporter permease: MTRRGFHRGLRVFWWLTLVFLYLPLAVVVLYSFNASNSAAHFTGVSLRWYERLFGNEALLAALGNSLLLAVISSLIALLLGSLIGYGMFHHRRRRLGWLVVLIYLPLVLPDIVFGIAEMAFFVQVERLTGSLSPGLDTMIIAHVTFQVPFVALIVYSRLVGLDPSLFEAARDLYATPWQWARHFLVPSLRPALISSAFLSFTLSLDDFVISFYTAGPESATLPIYIWGAIRKGGSPEINAIATLMIAAVALAAVASLLLGRQQTRRH, from the coding sequence ATGACCCGTCGTGGCTTTCACCGTGGCCTGCGCGTCTTCTGGTGGCTGACGCTGGTCTTTCTCTACCTGCCGCTGGCGGTGGTGGTGCTCTATTCCTTCAATGCTTCCAACAGCGCGGCTCATTTCACCGGCGTGTCGCTGCGCTGGTATGAACGCCTGTTCGGTAACGAGGCGCTGCTCGCCGCCCTGGGCAACAGCCTGCTGCTGGCGGTGATCTCCTCGCTGATCGCTCTCCTGCTCGGCAGCCTGATCGGCTATGGCATGTTTCACCATCGCCGGCGCCGTCTGGGCTGGCTGGTGGTGCTGATCTATCTGCCGCTGGTGCTGCCGGATATCGTCTTCGGCATCGCCGAGATGGCCTTCTTCGTGCAGGTGGAGCGGCTGACCGGCTCGCTGTCGCCGGGGCTTGACACCATGATCATCGCTCATGTCACCTTCCAGGTGCCCTTCGTGGCGCTGATCGTCTACTCGCGCCTGGTCGGACTCGACCCGAGCCTGTTCGAGGCGGCCAGGGATCTCTATGCCACACCCTGGCAGTGGGCCCGCCACTTCCTGGTGCCGAGCCTCAGGCCGGCCCTGATCTCCTCGGCCTTCCTGTCGTTTACCCTGTCGCTGGATGATTTCGTGATCAGCTTCTACACCGCCGGTCCCGAGAGCGCGACGCTGCCGATCTACATCTGGGGGGCGATCAGGAAGGGGGGCTCGCCGGAGATCAATGCCATCGCGACCCTGATGATCGCCGCGGTCGCACTGGCCGCGGTGGCGAGCCTGCTGCTGGGCCGCCAGCAGACGAGGCGCCACTAG
- the gatA gene encoding Asp-tRNA(Asn)/Glu-tRNA(Gln) amidotransferase subunit GatA has translation MHDMTLTELARALEAGEFTSRQLTESLLARIERLDGELNSFISVTAEQALAAADAADAARARGEAGPLTGLPLALKDIFCTQDVKTSCGSKMLDNFVAPYDAHVVEKLKAAGTVSLGKTNMDEFAMGSSNENSHYGPVKNPWDLAAVPGGSSGGSAAAVAAGLVPAALGTDTGGSIRQPAAFCGITGLKPTYGRVSRYGMVAYASSLDQGGPMARTAEDCALLLSAIAGHDLRDSTSVARGVPDYRAELGASLSGLKIGLPKEYFGDGLDPAVETAIREAVKVYESLGATVQEVSLPHTHHAIPAYYVIAPAEASSNLSRFDGVRFGHRCDAPTDLEDLYKRSRAEGFGDEVKRRILIGTHTLSEGFFDAYYKKAQQVRRLIRQDFMDAFEEVDVLMGPSTPTPAFDLGANKDPVSMYLQDIYTIAINLAGIPGISVPAGNIDGRPVGLQILGPHFAESQLLNVAHQFQQVTDWHQQRPAFGKENA, from the coding sequence ATGCATGACATGACCCTGACCGAGCTTGCCCGCGCCCTCGAGGCCGGCGAGTTCACCAGTCGCCAATTGACCGAATCGCTGCTCGCGCGTATCGAGCGCCTCGACGGCGAGCTCAACAGCTTCATCAGCGTGACCGCCGAGCAGGCGCTGGCCGCCGCCGATGCCGCCGATGCCGCCCGTGCTCGCGGCGAAGCCGGCCCGCTCACCGGCCTGCCCCTGGCCCTGAAGGACATCTTCTGCACCCAGGACGTGAAGACCAGCTGCGGCTCGAAGATGCTCGACAACTTCGTCGCGCCCTATGACGCCCACGTGGTCGAGAAGCTAAAGGCCGCCGGCACCGTGAGTCTTGGCAAGACCAACATGGACGAGTTCGCCATGGGCTCCTCCAACGAGAACAGCCACTACGGTCCGGTGAAGAATCCCTGGGATCTCGCGGCCGTGCCCGGCGGCAGCTCCGGCGGCAGCGCCGCGGCCGTGGCCGCCGGCCTGGTGCCGGCGGCACTGGGTACCGACACCGGCGGCTCGATCCGCCAGCCGGCCGCCTTCTGCGGCATCACCGGGCTGAAGCCCACCTATGGCCGGGTGTCCCGCTACGGCATGGTGGCCTACGCATCGAGCCTCGACCAGGGCGGCCCCATGGCCCGCACCGCCGAGGACTGCGCGCTGCTGCTCAGCGCCATCGCCGGCCACGACCTGCGCGATTCCACCAGCGTGGCCCGCGGCGTGCCCGACTATCGCGCCGAACTGGGCGCCTCGCTGTCCGGCCTCAAGATCGGCCTGCCCAAGGAGTACTTCGGCGACGGCCTGGACCCTGCCGTGGAGACCGCCATCCGCGAGGCGGTCAAGGTCTACGAGTCCCTGGGCGCCACCGTGCAGGAAGTCAGCCTCCCGCACACCCATCACGCCATCCCGGCCTACTACGTCATCGCCCCGGCCGAGGCGTCCTCGAACCTGTCCCGCTTCGACGGCGTGCGCTTCGGCCATCGCTGCGACGCGCCCACGGATCTCGAAGATCTCTACAAGCGCTCCCGCGCCGAAGGCTTCGGTGACGAGGTCAAGCGCCGCATCCTGATCGGTACTCACACCCTCTCCGAAGGCTTCTTCGACGCCTACTACAAGAAGGCCCAGCAGGTCCGCCGCCTGATCCGCCAGGACTTCATGGACGCCTTCGAGGAGGTCGACGTGCTGATGGGCCCGTCGACGCCGACGCCCGCCTTTGACCTGGGCGCCAACAAGGACCCGGTGTCCATGTACTTGCAGGACATCTACACCATTGCCATCAACCTGGCGGGCATCCCCGGCATCAGCGTGCCGGCAGGCAACATCGATGGCCGCCCTGTGGGCCTGCAGATCCTCGGCCCACACTTCGCCGAATCACAGCTGCTCAACGTCGCCCACCAGTTCCAGCAGGTCACCGACTGGCACCAGCAACGCCCGGCCTTCGGCAAGGAGAACGCATGA
- the mreD gene encoding rod shape-determining protein MreD codes for MGLRGYLLVWSTLLLALCLQVMPLADQWLMWRPDWLGLMLVYWCMVMPQRIGVFHGFVLGILLDLIEGSPLGLNALALSLLAFLVALVYQRLRAYSLVQQAVLIVVLLGIVQLIKQWLMTLFGPFSIHLAFLLPSLIGAILWPWLFTMLQALRRRLAVS; via the coding sequence ATGGGACTGCGCGGATACCTGCTGGTGTGGTCGACCCTGCTGCTGGCGCTGTGCCTGCAGGTCATGCCGCTGGCCGATCAATGGTTGATGTGGCGCCCCGACTGGCTGGGCCTGATGCTGGTCTACTGGTGCATGGTGATGCCCCAGCGCATCGGGGTCTTCCACGGTTTCGTGCTGGGGATCCTGCTCGACCTGATCGAGGGCTCGCCACTGGGGCTGAATGCCCTGGCCCTGTCGCTGCTGGCCTTCCTGGTCGCCCTAGTCTATCAGCGGCTGCGCGCCTATTCGCTGGTCCAGCAGGCGGTGCTGATCGTGGTGCTGCTGGGCATCGTGCAGTTGATCAAGCAGTGGCTGATGACCCTGTTCGGCCCCTTTTCCATCCATCTGGCCTTCCTGCTGCCGTCATTGATCGGCGCCATCCTGTGGCCCTGGCTGTTCACCATGCTGCAGGCCCTGCGTCGTCGCCTTGCCGTGTCCTGA
- the gatB gene encoding Asp-tRNA(Asn)/Glu-tRNA(Gln) amidotransferase subunit GatB, with protein sequence MQWETVIGLEVHVQLATRSKIFSGASTAFGAEPNSQACAVDLGLPGVLPVLNESAVAMAVQFGLGIDAEIPEVSIFDRKNYFYPDLPKGYQTSQMYHPIVGPGEVEITLDDGETKRIRVHHAHLEEDAGKSLHEDFHGMTGVDLNRAGTPLLEIVSEPDMRSAKEAAAYLKAIHSIVTYLGISDGNMAEGSMRCDVNVSVRPKGQEAFGTRAEIKNVNSFRFVERAIAFEVERQVELLEDGGKVVQETRLYDPEADETRSMRTKEEANDYRYFPCPDLLPVVLDDAYVDHLRTSLPELPAEKRARFQDKLGLSAYDAGVLSATRAMADFFEGVKDVCGDAKLAANWVQGEFAGRLNKEGLEIASSPVSAAQLGELVARVKDETINGKAAKQVFAALWDGEGDSADAIIEARGLKQVTDTGAIEAMIDQVIADSPVQVAQYRDAEPEKRGKMIGYFVGQVMKASRGTANPQQVNGLLKEKLDALC encoded by the coding sequence ATGCAATGGGAAACCGTGATCGGCCTCGAGGTCCACGTCCAGCTGGCCACCCGCTCGAAGATCTTCTCCGGGGCCTCCACCGCCTTCGGCGCCGAGCCCAACAGCCAGGCCTGTGCCGTTGACCTGGGCCTGCCCGGGGTACTGCCGGTGCTCAACGAATCCGCCGTGGCCATGGCGGTACAGTTCGGGCTGGGCATCGACGCCGAGATTCCCGAGGTCTCGATCTTCGATCGCAAGAACTACTTCTACCCGGACCTGCCCAAGGGCTACCAGACCAGCCAGATGTATCACCCGATCGTCGGGCCGGGCGAGGTCGAGATCACCCTCGATGACGGCGAGACCAAGCGCATCCGGGTGCATCACGCCCACCTCGAGGAAGACGCCGGCAAGTCCCTGCACGAAGACTTCCACGGCATGACCGGGGTCGACCTGAACCGTGCCGGCACGCCGCTTCTGGAGATCGTCTCCGAGCCCGACATGCGCTCCGCCAAGGAAGCCGCGGCCTACCTGAAGGCGATTCACTCCATCGTCACCTACCTCGGCATTTCGGACGGCAACATGGCCGAGGGCTCGATGCGCTGTGACGTCAACGTCTCGGTGCGCCCCAAGGGCCAGGAGGCCTTCGGCACCCGCGCCGAAATCAAGAACGTCAACTCCTTCCGCTTCGTCGAGCGCGCCATCGCCTTCGAGGTCGAGCGCCAGGTCGAGCTACTCGAGGACGGCGGCAAGGTGGTGCAGGAAACCCGCCTGTACGACCCCGAGGCCGACGAGACCCGCAGCATGCGCACCAAGGAGGAGGCCAACGACTACCGTTACTTCCCCTGCCCCGACCTGCTGCCGGTGGTGCTCGATGATGCCTACGTGGATCATCTGCGCACCTCGCTGCCCGAACTGCCCGCCGAGAAGCGCGCCCGTTTCCAGGATAAGCTGGGGCTGTCCGCTTACGATGCCGGCGTGCTCTCGGCAACCCGCGCCATGGCCGACTTCTTCGAGGGCGTGAAGGACGTCTGCGGCGATGCCAAGCTGGCCGCCAACTGGGTGCAGGGCGAATTCGCCGGCCGCCTCAACAAGGAAGGCCTGGAGATCGCCTCGAGCCCGGTGTCGGCCGCCCAGCTCGGCGAGCTGGTGGCCCGGGTCAAGGATGAGACCATCAACGGCAAGGCCGCCAAGCAGGTCTTCGCCGCACTGTGGGACGGTGAGGGCGACTCCGCCGATGCGATCATCGAGGCCCGCGGCCTCAAGCAGGTCACCGACACCGGCGCCATCGAGGCGATGATCGATCAGGTGATCGCCGACAGCCCGGTGCAGGTCGCTCAGTATCGCGATGCCGAACCGGAGAAGCGCGGCAAGATGATCGGCTACTTCGTCGGCCAGGTCATGAAGGCCTCCCGCGGCACCGCCAACCCCCAGCAGGTCAACGGCCTGCTCAAGGAGAAGCTCGACGCCCTGTGCTGA
- a CDS encoding Maf family protein has protein sequence MATLCLASASPRRRELLASIDVDCEVRPVDIDETPGLGEAPRDYVCRLAREKASAGAALSALPVLGSDTAVVLDGEILGKPRDRAHALEMLASLSGTTHEVLTGVAVSGPQGMLDVCVTTRVTLREISPVEAAAYWATGEPRDKAGGYGIQGRAAVFVSHIEGSHSAVVGLPLYETAELLARQGVPLWMSPCE, from the coding sequence ATGGCCACCCTGTGTCTGGCGTCGGCGTCCCCGCGCCGTCGTGAACTCTTGGCCTCGATCGACGTCGACTGCGAGGTGCGCCCGGTCGATATCGACGAGACGCCGGGACTGGGGGAGGCGCCCCGTGACTATGTCTGCCGCCTGGCCCGGGAGAAGGCGAGCGCCGGTGCGGCGCTCTCCGCGCTGCCGGTGCTCGGATCGGACACCGCGGTGGTGCTCGACGGCGAGATCCTCGGCAAGCCTCGCGATCGCGCCCATGCCCTTGAGATGCTGGCATCGCTCTCCGGCACCACCCATGAGGTGCTGACCGGCGTGGCGGTGAGCGGCCCGCAGGGGATGCTGGATGTCTGTGTGACGACGCGGGTGACCCTTCGCGAGATCAGCCCCGTCGAGGCTGCCGCCTACTGGGCCACCGGCGAGCCCCGGGACAAGGCAGGCGGGTACGGCATTCAGGGCCGGGCGGCGGTGTTCGTGTCCCATATCGAGGGCAGTCACAGCGCCGTGGTGGGTCTGCCGCTGTATGAGACCGCCGAGCTGCTGGCGCGACAGGGCGTTCCGCTGTGGATGAGCCCGTGTGAATAA
- a CDS encoding spermidine/putrescine ABC transporter substrate-binding protein, whose protein sequence is MSHSLLRSVRRPARLAGALTGLLLAGGAQAADDKLYLFNWTEYMDPAIIEAFEERYDVEVVQNYFNSLPEMMAKLNAGGVSQYDVIVPSNYYVPRLIETGLVQPLDKSRLEQLDNVMATFQNPGYDPGGDYSVPYQWGTTGIIYNTETFPEAPKSWSLLFEADQNPAHPFAVAGDGQVTMGGACAYLGHGYDCTGLDAWREAAKLLIETKSRDTFSGFTDGTPALQQLSRGVVHAAMSFNGDYLAFKDEDPEGFADTAFMIPDEGAEMWVDTMMIPAEAPNPELAHAFIDFLLEAEVGAQLSNYNYYASPNAAAAPYLDEVLTQPPVQPSDDDMARLRFIPSLSGDELQIFQQLWSEVQAR, encoded by the coding sequence ATGTCTCACTCGCTTCTTCGTTCCGTCCGTCGTCCGGCCCGGCTCGCCGGCGCGCTGACCGGCCTGCTGCTGGCCGGCGGCGCCCAGGCCGCCGACGACAAGCTCTATCTGTTCAACTGGACCGAGTACATGGACCCGGCGATCATCGAGGCCTTCGAGGAGCGCTATGACGTCGAGGTGGTGCAGAACTACTTCAACTCGCTGCCGGAGATGATGGCCAAGCTCAATGCCGGCGGGGTGTCCCAGTACGACGTGATCGTGCCGTCCAACTACTATGTGCCGCGCCTGATCGAGACCGGCCTGGTGCAGCCGCTGGACAAGTCGCGGCTCGAGCAACTGGACAACGTCATGGCCACCTTCCAGAACCCGGGCTATGACCCGGGCGGGGACTACAGCGTGCCCTATCAGTGGGGAACCACCGGCATCATCTACAACACCGAGACCTTTCCCGAGGCGCCGAAGAGCTGGTCGCTGCTGTTCGAGGCGGACCAGAACCCGGCACATCCTTTCGCGGTCGCGGGCGATGGCCAGGTGACCATGGGAGGGGCCTGCGCCTATCTCGGCCATGGCTATGACTGCACCGGCCTGGATGCCTGGCGAGAGGCGGCGAAGCTTTTGATCGAGACCAAGAGTCGCGATACCTTCAGCGGCTTCACCGACGGCACCCCGGCGCTGCAGCAGTTGTCCCGCGGGGTGGTGCATGCGGCGATGAGCTTCAACGGCGATTACCTGGCCTTCAAGGACGAGGATCCCGAGGGCTTCGCCGATACCGCCTTCATGATTCCCGATGAAGGGGCGGAAATGTGGGTCGATACCATGATGATCCCCGCCGAGGCGCCGAACCCCGAGCTCGCCCATGCCTTCATCGACTTCCTGCTCGAGGCCGAGGTCGGCGCTCAGCTGTCGAACTACAACTACTACGCGAGCCCCAACGCCGCCGCCGCGCCCTACCTCGATGAGGTGCTGACTCAGCCGCCGGTGCAGCCAAGCGACGACGACATGGCGCGCCTGCGTTTCATCCCGAGCCTTTCAGGCGACGAGCTGCAGATCTTCCAGCAGCTGTGGTCGGAGGTGCAGGCTCGCTGA